The sequence AGTCAGAAACATGGAATGGATGAATTTTCCCCTGAATGTAATTGTGAAGTCTAGTACACAGTGCTGTAATactgctgtgtatgtgtattgtcTGGTATGTTCTGTCTTCCAGAACCGTAATCCGTCTGTGGCAGTGTACTACACCAACAGGGCTCTCTGCcatgtgaagctgcagcagcatgacAAGGCTCTGGCAGATTGTAAGCATGCGCTGGAGCTGGACAGCCAGTCAGTCAAGGCCCACTTCTTCTTGGGCCAGTGTCACCTGGAGCTGGAAAACTATGATGAGGCCATTGGCAACCTGCAGAAAGGTTAGAACACCCTCctaaaaaatgaaacttttgcTGTGTTTGCGATTGCTGTGTTTGCGATAGCAGCTTGAATATGTCATATGTGccctttttcattttcccattCCTGCTGTCCATGGTCTCAGAGTTAATGTGCTGATCTTAGAATCAGCTGTAACTTTTTCAAATAAGTGCTTATTGTAATAAACTGACAATACAGCGCCTCTTAAATCTGCAGGGATGTCAGAAAGAAATTGTTAAGGAGACATTTTAGCTGCAAACCACTGTTGCTGTAATGATGTTTTTCTCTTACAGCGTATAACCTGGCAAAAGAACAGAGGCTGAATTTCGGAGACGACATCCCCAGTGCCTTGCGCATTGCCAAGAAGAAACGCTGGAACAGCATTGAAGAGAAGCGTATTAACCAGGAGAACGAGTTACATGCTTATTTGACCAAACTTATTCTGGCTGAGAAAGAAAGGTGATGCAGTCAAAAATCCCTGCATGgttatttgtctgataatgATCTCTTGATGATTATTGCTGATCAGTGAAATGAGTCTGTCATGTGGGTTTCATTATCATTTTGTTCTGGATGGAGATGGAATTTTTAATAACTTTGTGCTTTTGCAGGGAGTTAGAagaatacaaagaaaaacaggatgaCAATCAAAATGGAGGCGATGCTGCCAAGATTGCATCGAAACATGTACGCCTTTGCATGTGTTTTAGCTGTGATGCATTAAATTAACAaataatttgatattttaataAGAAGTTGAATATTCATGAATACATGTGAACATTCGGGTTGCATGAAACATTTTGCTAACATTTAGAAATATGACCTGCTTAGGACAAGTATCTAATGGACATGGATGAGCTCTTCTCTCAAGtggatgagaaaagaaaagtaagtATGAAAATTTTATTCTGTCACTCAGTCATTTGCCATACCCACTTATTCCTGTTATGAAAGGGCTGGAGGCTATCCCATCATGCAGTGAGCAAAAAGCTGGGTCACCAGTCCATTTATATGGCTAACAAACAGACAGGCTCGCATTAATCACGTTCACCCACACGAATGCATCTTTGCTTACAGCACACACCTACTTCACACTATCTTCTCTGATGGTTGACATAGCAACAACAGAAATagactctcacagacacacacacactttcagattTGTGTACAGATATGGAGGCACATCTCAAATGTATTTCCTTGGTGCAAGTGCATTCTCTCTGCCTTGTTCCTGTGTTGTACATTCAGCCTACACGCTACTGCTAACACCTGTGACTGCATGCTTTACAAATGCACCTATACTATAGGCAGACAGTTATGTCTCATTTCCAGCCCAAGCTGTTTCTACAGTAACAGTCGCTGTTTGTTTGCCAAGCCTTGTGGTGATTAATTATCCTTGCGATAGATAGTTGTTGACTGAGTTAGTTGTCATGTATTTGTGAGTTGAAATGACACCATCCTGAGTGCAGGGTGTTTCTcttctgtatgtgtgagaaGGTGGTTCAACTGTAGAGCTGGTAAATCCTGATCAAAGAAATACTGACATTATAtagatatgatatgatatatgatatttTAACAGTTTGATGATATTTTGAGTGTGAGCATTGGTGCTTTCATGCAATGTTTAATCTAATCTATGATCTTTTTGGAGTGGGCGATGTTTTTacaggagattaaaaaaaacattaatgtggATATGATTGTATCAAACCCTATACGACCAGGAAATGATGAGATTTAAGCTGTGTCTTAGCATCACGGTAGCAGTTATGATATATCTCTTAGCACTACATCAGTGTGActcttgctgtgttttgttgtctgttcAGAAGCGGGAAATCCCAGATTATCTCTGTGGGAAAATCAGTTTCGAGCTGATGAGGGAGCCCTGCATCACACCCAGTGGAATCACCTATGATCGCAAGGACATTGAAGAGCACCTACAGGTGAACTGTCGTTATCTCAGAGTCTAATAACTTTGCCTATGACTGCTGATTTTGCAATTTAGAGGTTTTTAGTTCATGAGCCTCCTTCACATAAGCACATGATTCTAATTCTTATTCCTACATACAACATTGATTTAGtcatacagattttttttttcccatctcgATTTGTGTGGTATTGTGTGGTTGTATTGATATTTATATGTCAACATTAATTTCTAAGTAGTGGTTAAATTCCAAAATCTCTACAGCGGGTGGGTCACTTTGACCCCGTCACCAGGAGTCCCCTGACCCAGGACCAGCTGATCCCGAACCTGGCCATGAAGGAAGTCATCGATGCCTTTATCCAGGAGAACGGCTGGGTGGAGGACTACTGAGGGGGCACCCACCTCCCATTTCTCCATCATACCCCGATACTCAACACAAAGCCTGGACAACACAAGACTTTAGAGAACAGATCACCCCTTGCCTGGATATGTACTTTACACAAGCGGGAGAAGCCACACTGTGGACTACCAAATGGGAGCCGTGTATCTCGGTCTGCCTCTCCTCCCCACATTTTATCTTTGCTGTAAAACTTCCTGCTCCAACTTTCTGAGGCTCGGCATTCATGGCCCGCTGCTCCCTTTAAAAACCCTATTCCTTCTGCCTTTTCTATACTTTCTCTCCTAAGTTCCCCTTCTCCTCTGTCATGCTGTTTCTAGTCTTTCAACCCTGACTCCTTTCTTTACTCAAATAAGGGGCCATGTTCTCAGGTCTCTTCAtgctccctcctttcttcttctctgtctctctctttctcttgagTGCCACAATCCTTTGGAAAGCATCAGCATTGCACTCCAGTGTTTTGCAGACACCACCACTATACAGAAATCTATGTTTTGGTTGCAGAATTTATTAAGACATTGGCTTTCTATTTGGCGTTAACTCTAGTGTTTcgtaataatttttttttctttgaagaatGGAGCATTTGCCGACTTCTTAATGAACATTTGCTGAAGTGGTAACTAAAATGCCAAAACCATGTTTTCAACTAGGGTAACTAGTTTGTATGCAAGTTTTACATGATGATAACTGAAAAATAGTCAAGGATAATTGTTTCACTTAGCATTTAAACCTGTTGTGAGTCAACTGGCATGAATGTGGCGCTCCAGACAAACCCACCTGTGTCACCATACTGTACAACTTTGAGTAgattgttgtatttttttttctttaaatctttgCAATCACACCCTAATACAGACAATTGAAATACGTTGAATGTATGCATACTATACTCTTTAGGTTTGACCTACAgtaattcaaaatgttttttaacagGACAATGTAAGGTTGTCATGAAAAAACAACCTTGAACTGgatacagaaaatgaatgaaaatgactgctgcacaggaaaaacaaaaagttatcaCATTGCTGGATATTCATTGAAAATAttgaaatgtttgaattttGATAGATGACATCAACTGTTCGGGCTGATGCTGAAATCTGCTTTGATGAATggtctgtgctgtctgtgtcgTTCATAGAAACAAAAATGTGCTCGGACGTTGTGTTTGGCTCGTGCCGTTTGCCTGGAATGGCAGTGGATGCTCACATCAAGCATGAAGTGTTGCTTTGCAAAAAAACAAGAGGTCGGTTGTCATTTTcctcacttttttttgctgttcatTTTATGCACCTTCTCCTCCCAGTGTCACacttagaaaaaaagaaagaaagtaaatggGTATCACGGTTTGTATAAACCACTCACCGGTGTTAAACTGACTTTAAGTTTTGGAATATCCTGTTACAAGGATTTGAGGTTCACTAGCATCCCCTGTACCAACCTCCTCTTCGTTAGAAGTGCTGGAAGAGTTACGACCATCTTATCTCATCCATACCTCAGTCCAGGTTTTTCGCATGCTGGTTTGCTGGCATTCtctataaaacacattttcagttccGTGCTGTTAGTTTACAGGTTTTTCTGCTGAATTTGCGTCTGTGGTGAATTAGGCCTGTCGGTGGTCCGTGTTGGGGAGCAGGCAGTGTAAATAATTTGCTTGTGTATCTCAGATTTTATTTCTTGACAaaatagggttttttttttttcttgagaaaTCCTAGAGCTTGAGAAACTGTATTAAAtgtagatatgttgataacatgAATGCCtggttcagttttcatttgttcCCAATTAAACCGTGAActttgagtttgtttgttgtttcgaACCTAACAAAATAACAGCTTTGCAGTACAATTCATGACACGAGCCCAACAAGAAATAATAAGTTTGGTAAAAGCAATGTTGTAATTTGTTCAGAATCTGAGTCATCTGACTTGACTTATTTTTTGAGTCCGTAGtttggtaaaaacaaaaagtcccGTTAACTGATATTTTACCAAATTTTTTCCTGTGACTGCTTTTCAGACTTGAATTGACCTCTGTAGCTGAGCCTGATCGATTAAATGAGCCAGGCTGATTTACTGGCTGTTATTAGCTTATCACAGATATTTTGCTATTGGTGTATATGTTAATGACTAAGTAACTAGAAAGTGTCACCATTATACACAGTAGTTTGCCAGATGGTTTATTTTTCAGCCATAAAATGTTCTACTCAGTCCGTATCTTGCGCTGTAATTCTTGTTCATGCATTTATGTGAAAATATCATCtgattgtcaaaataaaaaaaaaaaaaattatattattgttatcaaCCTCAAAAATCCAGCACTTAGTCAGGCCTAAAGCCACAAACTCAGGTTAAACAGGTTGTAATTATTGCAGGTGTATCAAGTGTCACTGTCACAAGATATGAGGTTATGTTAAACAAATGCAGCTGTCACCTTGAACTTAAAATATTTAACGCCTAACATGTTTATGAAATAATGGGCGCTGATGCAAGTAAAGGGTCAGCAGGACTTGCACTCTTTAAATATGCAAGGACTTTGTCAGGTCTGTTCACTCAAGGAGGTATTTCCTGTGAAAACTGTTCCTAGGGATGTCCAGAGTAACCAGGGAGATTGATTTTGGTAAGACATACTTCTGCTGAACTTTTCAAATGTCAGTTTTCAAAGTTTTGACCAACAGAAGTGAAGCTCAGAAGTGAACACCATGTTCAACAATCTCAGCGAGAGGCtgttaatcacaaaaaaaaaaaaattccagaaaTCTCTGCATCGTTTGATCAGatcaaatgttttctgatgtaAATGCCCTGTCATGtgatatggacacacacacacactcacggaggtggaatagtgtgtgtgtgtgtctgcatcagTCACATGCACAGGACAGCATCACTCAGCCCTCGCACACCAGGCCTATTGTCAGAGCATCCACTGAAGAGCTGACGTCATGCCCGGTGCTAGGAGGGAAGAGGTCTGTTCACGGGTCATTAGCAAAGTGGGACTGAGTTAGCAACACTGAcgaacaacaaaacaacatcaaaatgGTAAGAAAAGATGTCTGCTGTGGTAACTTTGGACTTAATTTCATCTTTGATGTGACTGAAGTGACCGATGATCGATATCACCTTGGGGTTTTCAGAAGATCAcagatattttgtgtgtgtttgcagatgtttgCTGTGGTTCTGCTTAGTGTCTTTGGATTGTCTTTGAGTCTCTCCACTGGCACACAAGGTAGGATTTCAAGAACAAAATGTCATTAGAGAAAATGATAATTTTACTTGAATTTCTGCACAGATTTTCAaacctttgtgttttatgtttttccacACACTGATCAAGATTTGGTGTcttattatttctttcttttttttttgtctgtattgcCTCAGTGGGTCTGAGTGACAAAGTCCTGGTCTTCCCTTATGAGACAGACTTCAGTTTCGTGGCCCTGATCCCTCAGAAAGAGATGGGGCTTAAAGCCTTCACACTCTGCATGCGTGTGGCCACTGAGCTGCCAGAAGACCGGCAGATCATCCTGTTCGCCTACCGCACGGCTGACTATGATGAACTCAATGTGTGGCGTGAGAAGGATGGGCGTATCTCATTTTACTTGAGCGGTGACGGCGCCTTCTTTAACCTGCCGCCCCTCACCACCTTCCACACCAGTCTCTGTCTCACCTGGGAGTCTCGCACTGGCCTGGCTGCTTTTTGGGTGGAGGGGAAGCGCAGCACCTACCAGGTCTACAAACCTGGGCACACCATCCGTCCAAAAGGCACAGTCCTCCTGGGGCAGGACCCGGACAAGCACCTGGGGGGTTTAGAGGCCACGCAGAGCTTTGTAGGGGAGGTGACCGATCTGAATATGTGGGACTTTGTGCTGTCCAGGAGTATGATCCAGGCCTGGCACTATGGGCACAAAGTTCCCAAGGGAAACATCTTTGACTGGCCCACTATAGAGTATGAGCTGAACGGGAATGTGATGGTGGTGGATGATGACTGACTCGAAGAGGAGTTGGCTGCAGGGAGGGATGAGGGTTTAGAGATTTGTCTTGGACTGATACTGATATGTGTGATTGCCTTTATTAGATTCAGGGTTGTTTTATGTTAAAACCCTTCAACTGTTCTCCCTAAAAGACCAACAGAAGAAAGCAGGAGTGTTTGGGACATTCATTATCTGCTGTGTCTATAAAGTAGGCTATAACCATTTTCAACTGCAAATTAACACTGACAACAAAAGCCAGTACTTTGTTGTCCGTCGTTTTACATCTTTAATGCATCACTCATATATTTTTCTACATGGTAACTCAGTTTATGCTCTCAGTTATTCctttattttttgccttttttaaaaGTGATACTAACCTTCTTTGTATCTCAAAGCTTTATCCTTTGATTGTTGTGAGAGCAGGCGGGTTAAAGATCAAGCACGAAATGTTGACGTGCCGGATGCATCCATAGGGTGGCAGTCTGCACTAGTTCACATCAAACAGAAACTCGTGTTGAACAGAGCTGCGCCATACACGCATCCACTGACGTGTTGTGACATACTTATGCTTATTAACCGAGGCCACGcataaaagattaaaatgttAAGAAAAAACGTTTGATTGCTACAGTTCAAATAGATTTAATTTAGGTTTTATTTGCAGAGGGTTAAGATTTTGCAGATAATGTCAAATAACTAAGTGATCAGCTCACATTGCTGTTGATACCAGTGGTTTAACAGCAAATCACAATAGACTTGATatgatgcatttaaaataaaattgaactgcaATGAAActatcacttaaaaaaaatttttttttggttgaaatcTATCATATTGTAACAAAAACAAGTCTTTTTCAAAAACCTGCAGTTATGCATTGGACATTTGTCAGCATTTGTTTCAGCATTAGTTGTTTGCCCAGTGATATTGAtgataaaaatatgaatgagatatttaaacaaaaaaccAGGGGGATGTATTATTTCTACAGTAGACTTAATGATTTAACTGCACTGAGAGACAAATAGAAATTATTGTGTTTAGAATCCATTGCCATAATGTTGCCTTTGGTTACTGGGCCCACTCATGAATTTTCCATGTTTCAACTGATGTAAGAACGCTTTTGGGTCTGAAATAAAATCTTGCCATGTGCATGACTAATACTGTTTGTAATTAATGAGAATATTTTGTCTTTGAGCTCTGGCAGCCTCCTTTTCATACTCATCTTTTTTTGgacacattttaaagaaataataacTTGTATACATAATTCCAACAAGCGAGTAATTAGATTTACTTTATTGTTCATAGAATTTTAattgtagatttttttctaaaaaagaaTTTCACTCATTTGGCTGAAAGGGGTGGAAGCTCCCACCTTTCCATCAATCAAATCTTTACTGAGAAAGCACAAATTAATTTTGGCTTATCCAGCTGTTTCTTGGATGCACTTTGtaatttttattgattttgtgATGCCATTTTCAGGAGACCCTTTTTAAACTCGAATGAAGGAGACTGTCACTTAAAGCCTCTACACCCTGTCCTCATGGGCCTTTGTCTCCAGATTTTCCTCATTTCTGCTCTGTTCTTGAGATAAACATGGCAAAGAAACATAATAAGATGGATGTGTTACATGTCTCTTGCAGAAATCAAGTCATATGGAGCTGCTTCACTAACAAAGGCCCCTAAGAATAAAGCCCAAGGTCAGATCTTCTCCATCCAAGTGTAACACAGTAACCCGAAGTTCCTGTGTGCCGTCTCTGTCCGTCTCCATGGCTCCGTGCACTCATCCTCCCTGCCTGCACCACCATCGTGACCTCCTTGCAGAGAACGAGGGAGGAAGTTTCCAGCGCACAGCCCGTGCAGGCTCCCTTGAGGGTGGGAAAGTGCCGCGTTCCGAGAGTGTGTTTATTCCGACCAAATCACCCGTCGGCTCTCTCGCAGCAGCTAAATAAGGAGAAGGCAGGGCCAATGAGTTCTGACTGCGGGTCAGCAGCCAAATGTTCCACCTTCTTGGATGTTGCAATGCATCAATCGCAGTGCCCACTCACTGTGTGGTAACACCTTTGTGGACCATCTGCCCAAGCCTGGCTTCTCAGCCctctggtacacacacacacacacgcggtctgttatttccttctttttgcATCTCTGCCCAAAAGGGGTACTAATTCTTCATACGTACATCTGCAAGCAAAATGTCTGTGTATAAAGGTTTAATTTAGAGTCCTTCCACTGTTTCAGTAATTTCAATTTAAGAAGAATGAAAAGTAGTATTTTATAAATCAAAGAACACCTTATGAATAAAGACACTAACATCTTGTAGAAAGTAAACACAggataaaattatattttaacaCTTGaaaccttttcatttcatgacaAATAACtcttttaaataactttttttttttttttgcagacagGTTGTATTCTGGGTCTTCACACTCTACTGTTTCTGCACCAAAGAAAGACTTCATGTCCTTAAAAGAAGGACACAATCAGTGGCCTCTTCACAGAGTGGATAATTATTCCCTCTGTGGCCCAGTATTGCATGTTTTATCCAACTGAGCAAACACTTGCAGGGCTCCTTGTCCTGCTCGCGGACAGGGCCGCCAGTGTGGGCCTCTGAGATCTGCATATTGGCCTGTGGTGGTTTAAGCTGTCTGAGGTGAGGCTGTGCCACTGACTGTATGTCCATGCGTGTGGAGCTGGTAAAAGCGTTTTCCACGCGAGGGGAGATAGACGGCAAGAGGGAGACCCGCGTGAGCCGGCGAggggagacagaaggagggcCGTTCTGGATTCCTTCGAGCAACTCCAAATAGATTTCCAGgcaaaacatatttgcatacGCAAGACAGTGCTACGAGCTATCTGACTGAGCTGTGGCATGTGTGCATTGAACAGATGGATAATTTTTTTAGAGCTTTCTTGCAGAAATTTCAGCCCATTAAATTGGGATCTTGGGCATTATTCAGCCTGCTTTCCTTCATGAAGCCCACAAAGGATCATCAGGATGAAGTTGCTCTTGTTTATTAGATTTAGTACATGATGGATGATCACAGATTAATCAAGAACAATACAGAATATctacaaatttaaatttacacaGCATAGACATAGAAAGTGGGTACTATACTCACAGCAGTGGGTACAGAAGACTGTGTCCCTTTTTTCAAACTGAGtcataaaaacatttgtcacaCTAGAAACTTCACTAAACTAAAGAATTACAGTTACTTATAAAGACTGCATTTTTAGAGgattgtgattttaaaaaaaagttaaatgacTTTAACATCTATTCAAGTTTGGTTCAATTAATTCTTTCTCAGCAAACGTTCACCAAAAGCCTGATGGAGGGTGAGGCTACGACCTGAATGTCAGGTTACTCCTTCACCCTACtgccctctttctttccctctctctcttagaGGTTGTAATCTTCCAGTGTGGTCACTCATCCTCCCCCTCTGGGCTGTATGAAAAATTCACCAGGCCTTCCCATTAGAGTCAGTCTGAATCAGGGAGCAGGCGTTACAACGGCCACACACATAGCACTTTTATCACTCGACACCTAAGAACACAAATATTATGTttctaaaacacaaaatcacagcagacggcattttttttttttttttttttttttgctgcaggtcaGATCAAGCACACACTGTATGTACTGTTCATACAGATGCGCACCCACAATCATCAGCAGTCCTGAACTGTTAAAAACAGATGGACGATACCCTTTTCAGTGCAGGCTTTTCACGCTGATGGTGCGAGACCTGACctttactgtgtgtgagtgtgggagCAGTTGGCTCTGTCCGGTGCGATACCTCCAGGCAGGACGGCTAACACCGTATTGTACTGCATGTCCTGTGTCAGGAAGACTAgcactgaaacactgtgtgtgtgtggtaaataATACCtttatgaaatgtgaaaaaatcattttacagcTTGAAACTTGTGGCTTTGTTGCATTTCATTTAGTGCTAAAACGATTATTAAATTAATTGATGAGTCAACTGACAGGAAATTAAAGGGGCATTACACAAATTTTTATGTGTGAAGTCTCTGTGGTAccacacagtctgtgaaagcagttGTATCAGGCATTCAGTGGCACATTTGGTGCAGCTACTCTGGATTATGCTcccttatttttttctgcattcagtcgcttttcttctttttcaccaCTGACCCGTTTAGGGAGCCCCTTTTCCAATCTTTTTTGTGGATCCGTGTCTTCACAATTTTAGCAGAAAGTCTGTGTTACAAAGTGGGCTGTGGagtttgaaaaatgtatttaccgAGCAGTGAGGATCTAATCTGAAAAACACCACTgaattgcattatgggaagcACAGGATCTGATGTTTTTGGAGGTTTACTCACACTGGGGAATGAAAGTCAGAATATCTCAGCGTCTGCTGCGTTGATTTtaactgctctttttttccaaTCTGTCTCTTCTGGGTCCCCCAaactttatggaagtgcaacaaaaaaaatcacaggagtACCCCTTTCcattgatttcattttattttcgaTATAATTGTTTAAGTCATTCATTGAGCAAAACTGCAACATtttcactggttccagcttctgaaatgtgaagATTAGCTTCTTTTTTTGGATCCATATCATTGTAAAATTTCTTTAGTTTTAAATTACAAAGAACAGTCTTTACAACTTCTTTGGACAACACACATTAAACCATAAGAAATATAGAAGGGAAGTGATAGTAGAAATAATCATCAGTTGCAGCTTCAGTTtcattgttcattgttttggatGTGATGTGGTGAGTACATAAAAAAAGATTCTTTACATGTCATATTCATAACATGGATTGGCAGAGTGTTATCACAGCACGGGGGATAGTTGttttacaaacactgaaatgaaaagtcaAGAACTCATCTTAACAGTATGTGAAATGagtttatttaacaaaaaacacggcaaaaaacaaaattgcagCCGAAATTCCCACATCTACCATTCCGGTACTCACCTATCTTACTGTTTTCCTGTCTACTCCACCCCACAGGAACGCAGGATCGGAGCGCAAAACGGAGTGAGAGGCACTGTGGTTAAATGCACTGTGGCTTTTAGCAGTGAATTCCCCTCCGTCGCCTCTGGGCTGGCCTCTGCTGTGAACATATGAGCCGTGCCACAGCGTGTGGCGCTGGGAGACGGTTCAGGGCCTCCTGATTAAATATTACAGCCCCCTAAATGGATGGAGATTAGCCTCTGTGGGAATGTTAGTTAATTTACCCCCCggccagatgtgtgtgtgtctgtgtgtagatgtgtaaGGAAATGCAGGGAGGAAAGGGGTTGTTGTACATGTGCCCCAGTGTAAATGGACTGCATGTTTCCTGCAGTAGGTCAGTGGAGGATATTGTGGTTTCATATGGGAGAATTTTCTGAGGCAGTTCAGacacatttgattttaaatcGGCTCAGAggtttgaaattttatttttcaaatttcaaCATTAGCGAGATGAATTATGAGATCATTTGTGATGTGATAACACAGAGCCTTGTTATGTTTCAGGTTTAAAGGATCAATGAGCGACATTTCACTTCCAGAAGACAGAATCTGATTAATCTGCTGTGCTGTTAAACCTCAgacactgaagacatcaaaCCGAAGAGGAAGACACAGCATTTCAATAGACTTATGAAGTAAGCTTGAACATGTTTTAACTCCACTCAGTACTCAATCTTTTCTCTGCACCACTCAATGTTCCCTACATTTCTGCTCTCTCATACAGCGGCACACACTCTTCTTTATGAATATTTGTCGGCCAAAATTGACCAATTCAGGGCATTATTTTATCAAATGTTATTTGATCGGTTGAATCACAGAAGCTGAAACAGACCGAcagaagaagataaaaaaaattatatatttaaatttatgtaaaaaaagaataatttttttcttcagtataaAAATAAGCCTAATTGATACTGCAATTTATTTCAGTGACATAATTTCAACAAGCTGAAATTGTTAGTGTTGATAACTTTAGAAATGGTGCAGGAAGAATGAATAGAAAATTGTGATGACAGTAAAATCTCATCATATTGCAGAGAGGTAGATTGATACATGGAAGACCAATACAcgtataaatatataataaaatctTGAGTTATGCaccattttttgtgtttgcatattAGACACAGCTGTTATATCATatgcacacaaagacagtcACATGTGACTGATCATACAAAACCTCTCCTAAaagctcaacaaaaaaaatctgcagaaatgtaaaaaagctaaagcaaaatgaaaaggtAACTTGATTCTCTTGTGTTGAAGAATGATGAAGCTGAAAGGTAAGATCAgttcacagtttttttctggCTGCCACATTTTGGGTGACCTGCTACCACCAGTCTCCGGTGCACACGCTCTGACAAACAAATATTGCTGCTCCACATCCACTGTGACTGACTGTGGGTGTTAGTTGTAGTAAAGAAGTGATTTAATTCACACATGGAATAAACGACTGCCGTTTTAATTGcaggctgttttctgtgatCTGTTTTGCCATCTCGTCGCTCGCCCTGAATTATTGATCGGATGGTTTTGTAGTTCACCGCGTTTAAGATGCTTTTAAGGATGTGAGTGCGTGTTTTGAGGTCTTTGCATGAAAACCTTcaactttattatttattaaggCATGTAACCTTTATGGAAAGGGGGATCTATTTAATCATCCACTCTGTCCTTTCACCTTTTTTTGTGCATTCAGTTACACGGCCTTCACAGCGGAGGCAGTCTGATAAACATATGTTTTTCTCAGTCTTCTTCTGCCGAAATGTGCATCAGATGCATCACTGCCAGGCCTTAATTCTCTGTTAATTTTCCTCTCATAATGGACAAACAcatccatcaaacacacaccacatatgTGTACAGCATTCACAGACAATAACTGCTCAACATAAACACaccacatgtgcacacacagaaacaccatctcacacatgcacaaacacacacaagcactctgCGCCACTGGGCAGGGACTAGCCTGAAAGATTGAAAGC comes from Toxotes jaculatrix isolate fToxJac2 chromosome 21, fToxJac2.pri, whole genome shotgun sequence and encodes:
- the stub1 gene encoding E3 ubiquitin-protein ligase CHIP isoform X1 — its product is MAGSPEKSSTAQELKEQGNRLFLCRKYQEAATCYSKAINRNPSVAVYYTNRALCHVKLQQHDKALADCKHALELDSQSVKAHFFLGQCHLELENYDEAIGNLQKAYNLAKEQRLNFGDDIPSALRIAKKKRWNSIEEKRINQENELHAYLTKLILAEKERELEEYKEKQDDNQNGGDAAKIASKHDKYLMDMDELFSQVDEKRKKREIPDYLCGKISFELMREPCITPSGITYDRKDIEEHLQRVGHFDPVTRSPLTQDQLIPNLAMKEVIDAFIQENGWVEDY
- the crp1 gene encoding pentraxin fusion protein codes for the protein MMFAVVLLSVFGLSLSLSTGTQVGLSDKVLVFPYETDFSFVALIPQKEMGLKAFTLCMRVATELPEDRQIILFAYRTADYDELNVWREKDGRISFYLSGDGAFFNLPPLTTFHTSLCLTWESRTGLAAFWVEGKRSTYQVYKPGHTIRPKGTVLLGQDPDKHLGGLEATQSFVGEVTDLNMWDFVLSRSMIQAWHYGHKVPKGNIFDWPTIEYELNGNVMVVDDD
- the stub1 gene encoding E3 ubiquitin-protein ligase CHIP isoform X2 is translated as MAGSPEKSSTAQELKEQGNRLFLCRKYQEAATCYSKAINRNPSVAVYYTNRALCHVKLQQHDKALADCKHALELDSQSVKAHFFLGQCHLELENYDEAIGNLQKAYNLAKEQRLNFGDDIPSALRIAKKKRWNSIEEKRINQENELHAYLTKLILAEKERELEEYKEKQDDNQNGGDAAKIASKHDKYLMDMDELFSQVDEKRKVKAGNPRLSLWENQFRADEGALHHTQWNHL